In the genome of Diorhabda carinulata isolate Delta chromosome Y, icDioCari1.1, whole genome shotgun sequence, one region contains:
- the LOC130902911 gene encoding uncharacterized protein LOC130902911 encodes MNLAVQENFKNTEIQPILKKCKVIVTFFKSSNLATTKFKEEQRILWRGTVDENKTPYKLIQEVTTRWNSCFQMIKRILLTSNALNSTLLKLKNAPTPLTADDIEILKDLEKCLSIFDDATEKISGSKYVTVSLIIPISFGIYNFLNTANISTDLGKLFCQGLIESTRNRLFPYESRTITRISTILDPRWKKDGFRSAENANQASCFLDQEMSPLMRNLKNNEGNEANGSTNSPKSCLFGFMHEKNQQKSRNHIADAIIFKRQYLERQNLPEDDDPLLYWKLNNGELNPLQELVVRYLCTPGSLVESERNFSSAGLIINERRSRIKEKYVDQLIFVTKNAWLLS; translated from the exons ATGAACTTAGCAGTGCAGGAAAACTTTAAAAACACAGAAATACAACCAATTTTAAAGAAGTGTAAAGTaattgttacattttttaaaagtagCAATCTGGCCACAACTAAATTTAAAGAGGAACAAAGAATTTTATGGAGAGGTACTGTTGACGAAAATAAAACTCCTTACAAATTAATCCAAGAAGTGACAACACGATGGAATAGCTGTTTTCAAATGATTAAAAGAATCTTATTAACTTCCAATGCTCTTAACTCCACActactaaaactaaaaaatgcaCCTACTCCATTGACTGCAGATgacattgaaatattaaaagacTTAGAAAAATGCCTTTCTATATTTGATGATGCCACGGAAAAAATTAGCGGTAGTAAATATGTGACTGTATCATTAATTATACCTATATCATttggtatttataattttttgaatactgCTAATATTTCTACAGACCTTGGCAAATTGTTTTGTCAAGGGTTGATTGAATCAACAAGAAATCGACTGTTTCCCTACGAATCCAGAACAATTACCAGAATTAGCACTATTTTAGATCCGAGATGGAAAAAAGATGGGTTCCGAAGTGCAGAGAATGCTAATCAGGCCTCCTGTTTCCTGGATCAAGAAATGAGTCctttaatgagaaatttgaaaaacaatgaaggaAATGAAGCCAACGGTTCAACCAACTCCCCAAAAAGTTGTCTTTTCGGATTTATGcatgaaaaaaatcagcaaaaatcaagaaatcaCATTGCTGAtgcaataattttcaaaaggcAATACTTGGAAAGACAAAATCTGCCTGAAGATGATGATCCCTTACTATATTGGAAG CTCAATAATGGTGAACTAAATCCTTTGCAAGAGTTAGTGGTTAGGTATTTATGCACGCCGGGATCCTTGGTTGAGTCTGAAAGAAACTTCAGCTCCGCAGGCCttattataaatgaaagaaGATcaagaatcaaagaaaaatatgttgatcAATTAATATTTGTCACTAAAAATGCGTGGTTATTAAGCtaa